One part of the Anopheles coustani chromosome 2, idAnoCousDA_361_x.2, whole genome shotgun sequence genome encodes these proteins:
- the LOC131263298 gene encoding uncharacterized protein LOC131263298, translating into MAGTMKPSPSKKSSSSKGKQRTKSSSSGSNNANQQHQQSSSSANASQSTVNSNQISSQQASSTKHSILQSDSSGNDGSNVGATKEKSSFKVYAGLSSRSVRTAWEQHDKQETEVSAEVYEKLAEDTTYKLWELANNIKTYARHSSGRVSYDLVNEVLRDADVPPVVGANSQPWDKIEYDGAYFFNSDEVLDLREEYIKHISLEQPNLPVLSTTWMAEADIAEDLIALHNNICDAIFIGDEACFNAAIDILQYNQHTPSLMKLLLTKAIEMLGFEYTEDTLRRSLEYLEALVQSYHVSHSELTLELSLLSQLFVNLLLGPAGYVHSKILQSTEQPLGDTTLAGADVQHQQQGLDTISPLFNNPMGLLENNLPPVEDSNNSNSNATEELLRSIENIKGGADGIDINIKDEYEALFSMVQGLGKQEGVDETMAEAEPLTGGLVEGGSFQIKTEFDPEAYEVNAANFIMQQTAQGVGAAEQGATASLSDGGMLTNDMLNCLAAGASATMDTGTDVGMFADVKPNVHKIKLDSSTPPTLIDADPEENVSLPMSESSDGGGEVNNPNSTTLESENITTLICEDYLVDDVCRVIGLCASKWGFVEQECTFLLAERLQRYFQERKVATVDFNWLSRIFRGLWSIGEIAFRELLAYFYQIDSQTIPEYLVSHFNTAAIFLSGREDIFFYEYLYDVCGDSLGPFLYSYDQYIEKQHLKYHRKRQKIIAIKNCYRVSAKVFPQLLPAASYTARLPKAPALALLEAFEDYHNARLPAVPHPNQPPKSRFGFRFAGCRPVPLKTVKHRVKGASSSTGSSSFQQNAAAVDNGVKQNAAMLKIFNSKIVVARRRLLSSVTNEPPVRSVFCYGSCTL; encoded by the exons ATGGCTGGCACGATGAAACCAAGCCCCAGTAAAAAGAGTTCCtcatcgaaaggaaaacaacgtaCCAAATCATCCAGCAGTGGCAGCAACAATGCtaatcagcagcatcagcaatcATCGTCCTCCGCGAATGCTTCGCAATCGACAGTGAACAGCAATCAAATTTCATCACAGCAAGCGTCGAGCACCAAACATTCGATCCTCCAAAGCGATTCTTCCGGAAACGATGGGTCGAATGTTGGTGCCACAAAAGAAAAG TCTTCTTTTAAAGTATACGCCGGATTAAGTTCGCGTTCCGTGCGGACCGCTTGGGAGCAGCATGATAAACAGGAAACGGAGGTATCCGCCGAAGTGTATGAAAAACTCGCGGAAGACACAACATACAAGCTGTGGGAGCTGGCCAAC AATATCAAAACATACGCACGCCATTCAAGTGGACGGGTATCGTACGATTTGGTAAATGAAGTGCTGCGAGATGCCGATGTGCCGCCGGTCGTCGGAGCCAACAGTCAACCCTGGGATAAGATCGAGTACGATGGAGCTTATTTCTTCAATTCG GACGAAGTGCTTGACTTGCGTGAAGAGTATATCAAACATATTTCTCTGGAGCAGCCCAATCTGCCCGTACTTTCCACCACATGGATGGCCGAGGCGGATATTGCGGAGGATCTCATAGCGTTACATAATAATATTTGCGATG CAATTTTCATTGGAGATGAAGCATGTTTTAATGCAGCGATAGATATTCTCCAATACAACCAGCACACTCCGTCGTTGATGAAACTGCTGCTAACAAAAGCAATCGAAATGCTAGGTTTTGAGTACACCGAAGATACGCTGCGCCGTTCATTGGAATATTTAGAAGCTCTGGTTCAAAGCTATCACGTTTCGCATTCGGAGCTTACGCTCGAGTTAAGTTTACTCAGTCAGCTGTTTGTTAATCTGCTGCTTGGCCCGGCCGGTTACGTTCATTCGAAAATTTTACAATCCACCGAACAACCGTTGGGTGATACAACGCTTGCCGGTGCCGATGTTCAGCACCAACAGCAAGGACTCGATACAATTTCACCGCTGTTTAACAACCCAATGGGGCTTCTGGAGAATAACCTCCCCCCAGTGGAGGACTCCAACAATTCCAACTCAAACGCAACGGAAGAACTGTTGCGTAGCATCGAAAACATAAAAGGTGGTGCCGATGGTATTGACATCAATATCAAGGATGAATACGAGGCCCTGTTCTCAATGGTGCAAGGACTTGGCAAGCAGGAGGGCGTCGATGAAACTATGGCAGAAGCGGAACCACTGACCGGTGGATTGGTGGAAGGAGGTAGCTTTCAGATTAAAACGGAATTCGATCCCGAAGCGTACGAAGTAAATGCTGCGAATTTCATTATGCAACAAACGGCCCAGGGAGTGGGAGCAGCCGAACAAGGTGCGACCGCTTCACTGTCCGATGGTGGAATGCTCACAAACGACATGCTTAACTGTCTTGCGGCTGGAGCATCGGCAACGATGGACACCGGTACCGATGTGGGCATGTTTGCCGATGTGAAACCAAACGTGCATAAAATTAAACTGGATTCCTCAACTCCACCAACGCTCATCGACGCCGATCCGGAGGAAAATGTAAGCCTTCCGATGTCGGAAAGCAGCGACGGTGGCGGCGAAGTCAATAATCCCAACTCCACGACGCTTGAGAGCGAAAACATTACTACCCTCATCTGTGAGGACTATCTCGTCGACGACGTGTGCCGGGTGATTGGACTTTGTGCCAGCAAATGGGGATTCGTGGAGCAAGAGTGTACGTTTCTTCTTGCCGAACGCCTGCAGCGATACTTTCAGGAGCGCAAAGTGGCCACGGTTGACTTCAACTGGTTGTCGCGAATATTTCGCGGTTTGTGGTCCATCGGGGAGATTGCCTTCAGGGAGCTGCTGGCATATTTCTATCAAATCGACAGTCAAACGATTCCGGAGTATCTCGTTTCGCATTTTAAT ACTGCAGCAATTTTCCTGAGTGGACGCGAGGAtatctttttttatgaatatttatacGATGTCTGCGGAGATAGTTTGGGCCCGTTCTTGTATAGCTATGATC AATATATCGAAAAACAGCATTTAAAGTACCACCGAAAGCGACAGAAAATTATTGCAATCAAAAATTGCTACCGAGTGTCAGCCAAGGTGTTTCCCCAACTATTGCCGGCAGCATCCTACACCGCTCGTTTGCCGAAAGCGCCCGCTCTGGCACTGCTGGAAGCATTCGAAGACTACCATAATGCCCGTTTGCCTGCAGTGCCACATCCAAATCAGCCACCCAAGTCTCGGTTCGGGTTCAGGTTCGCCGGCTGCCGGCCGGTTCCGCTGAAAACGGTCAAGCATCGGGTTAAGGGAGCATCATCTTCGACAGGATCAAGCAGTTTTCAGCAGAATGCCGCTGCCGTCGACAATGGAGTGAAGCAAAACGCAGctatgttaaaaatatttaattcgaAAATTGTCGTCGCTCGACGTCGCCTGTTATCGTCGGTTACAAACGAACCTCCGGTACGGAGTGTGTTTTGCTATGGCTCGTGTACGTTGTAA
- the LOC131261825 gene encoding uncharacterized protein LOC131261825: MVSLQSFMLRMHLLPRSSPCNPATRRRRFSSSASNGIYNNNNDVNNNFYLSPIVNPSLKRHKVSAFVYSTEPTVAAESITSSQLAVHVFEGLDVKLRYEQSISVSVEKFLSYRQFVCAQMRCEEPSVISEMYIVPRTVPVSCVTTAYPSYDATTGQEQMMFRTTVEFRRKYFTAAQQTINEEQQEVDREPPRYVSHACWIVSEFQN; encoded by the exons ATGGTTTCACTGCAATCATTTATGCTCCGAATGCATTTACTTCCTCGTTCTTCACCGTGCAATCCAGCAACTCGTAGAAGGCGATTTTCTTCGTCTGCGTCGAACGGCATctataacaacaacaacgatgtTAACAACAATTTCTACCTATCACCAATCGTCAATCCTTCTTTAAAACGCCATAAAGTATCGGCATTCGTTTACTCAACGGAACCTACTGTTGCAGCAGAAAGCATAACATCATCGCAGCTGGCTGTGCATGTGTTCGAAGGATTGGATGTAAAACT GAGGTACGAACAATCCATTTCGGTATCGGTTGAGAAATTTCTTTCATACAGACAATTCGTATGCGCCCAGATGCGCTGTGAGGAACCATCCGTTATAAGCGAAATGTACATCGTTCCGCGTACAGTACCTGTGTCTTGTGTTACAACGGCTTATCCAAGCTACGACGCAACTACGGGACAGGAACAAATGATGTTCCGTACAACAGTGGAATTCCGCAGGAAATACTTCACAGCGGCCCAGCAAACGATTAACGAGGAGCAGCAGGAAGTAGACCGTGAACCACCCCGCTATGTATCCCACGCCTGCTGGATTGTTTCGGAATTTCAGAACTAA
- the LOC131267276 gene encoding uncharacterized protein LOC131267276 isoform X2 gives MSNPSTTLKKDVPRMDDKYTPSSREKGSNDREYPSHYRRWSTSGREPYSPWSRSGNWRYEQNRDRYPNRHWPYHSQPYRYGDRDGRSYSSYGRGGNTRPHSSSTVPHESECRPADGSNHPQPGELPPVSSLSMPTNFQEPVRRVSKDMQPADDRKAKEDLRMNMLVKEKIKTTFSGLNVSPLRKPMMDTHNALISKLIADEAIKMLSSAASSRAPTSLNEPSEESGSIRSPTSGSSNDLPPAGSTTTTKPANKAQTFAADSALLQKSAEQVTRKLINQLTTMSKYNLKQMIDNPAGKYETALNKHAQNKLRAEVRKQLKNFTLADAVRAKERNFGSDALAPDEAIDAEKIPAALLEQIGHALDLDFFDLASSEARDSAEADSETVIIVEDDNQPSAADKPAAEAVNNQDVNLQDKENGISSSFASDKTQATEDAPHGLNNVFPVAIFPSQHAAIIPAEEPGNQTLISNQMQPWKIGSFLHVNTVYELNKRLETNTNNVGQTGQTPRQMSLPTNGTQIIQTNSTALSNGNEIANDSHVKSPSDFPGTGANTTSLVCLSKHGTNIVLPSMETPKRNVKPTKSVAAGGKKIPQLKPLASNANASFVAEKQTNIMIQIQPSVPTQRTPPVAGTTQNTMVDHSIVSFGDNEQPSPTGKKKQKKKNKKKSTQSPVPEGNSNGNATITSPKPKTNPKPGTGTSKSLPWSNSRWVVTGVTPELVPGENSSLRIKSPEPIPISSRSSPHKEGANYPKGQCNSNGKRSWNGSPPGNKNQHQPFKAKYGGSPKGKQKLWHGAKKPRGPEAVTPTVESSKEPNTSETNIQSIRHEEASQRIALHPVIGMEPNPTNQEKMVFPTLCSEPHPTQPIIVNATNSKEQNGNQANTLQCEGVNPSTENFTHPSNCKEVNPCEENVVPTQNSNDKKTREENTVRPQLENASDIRISEVRSLAENENNNMTIADASAQPSEAFKTIPLVEPTAHTEAQVSMLNEGVQLSTPCPSERFLNHPVPSLNHLFPTEQPDLPTTMLPELMSSSQQQLVMILNRMQSIDAQTVELFKRKMEIDGQIMKLNGERMEIDQEIVKLQNAREAQMNTLRIAMFIPQNAPAAVSNSSNDNQPHPLLTVRTDLISTEVTKNVISSSEQESREVGPAESPTENMQQQSAVNQERTIRRITKISGNSDLMRIFQRRRLLSDRSSDDNGANETGATPLDLPTV, from the exons ATGAGCAACCCAAGTACAACGCTCAAAAAGGATGTCCCAAGGATGGACGACAAGTACACGCCATCAAGCAGGGAAAAGGGCTCAAACGATAGAGAGTATCCGAGTCATTACCGACGCTGGTCGACGAGCGGACGAGAACCATATTCGCCCTGGTCGAGGTCGGGCAACTGGAGATATGAACAAAATCGTGACCGATATCCAAACCGGCACTGGCCCTATCACTCACAGCCCTACCGATACGGGGACAGGGATGGTCGAAGCTATTCGAGCTATGGCCGCGGTGGAAATACCCGTCCGCATTCCTCGAGCACTGTACCACATGAGTCCGAGTGCCGGCCAGCGGATGGTTCAAACCATCCACAACCCGGCGAGCTGCCTCCAGTTAGCAGTTTAAGTATGCCCACCAATTTCCAGGA GCCGGTTAGAAGGGTCTCCAAAGATATGCAACCTGCTGATGATCGAAAGGCAAAGGAAGACTTACGTATGAACATGCTGGTTAAAGAAAAGATTAAGACCACGTTTTCCGGG CTTAACGTGTCACCGTTGAGAAAACCAATGATGGATACACACAATGCCTTAATCAGTAAACTCATCGCGGACGAAGCGATCAAGATGCTTTCCAGTGCTGCTTCCTCAAGGGCACCGACTTCCCTGAATGAGCCAAGCGAGGAGTCGGGAAGCATACGCTCTCCTACGTCCGGTAGTTCCAACGATTTACCGCCAGCAGGATCGACAACAACCACCAAACCGGCCAATAAGGCGCAAACATTTGCGGCAGACTCTGCGCTGCTGCAGAAAAGTGCCGAACAGGTGACTAGAAAGCTTATCAACCAGCTGACAACGATGAGCAAGTACAACCTGAAGCAGATGATTGACAATCCGGCGGGCAAGTACGAGACGGCACTGAACAAGCACGCCCAGAACAAGCTACGCGCGGAAGTAAGAAAGCAGTTGAAAAACTTTACACTAGCCGATGCGGTTAGAGCGAAGGAGCGTAATTTTGGTAGCGATGCGCTCGCACCGGATGAAGCTATCGATGCGGAAAAGATACCGGCGGCGTTGCTAGAGCAGATAGGGCATGCATTGGATTTGGATTTTTTCGACCTTGCTAGCTCAGAAGCACGGGATTCTGCGGAAGCGGATTCAGAAACTGTTATTATTGTTGAGGACGATAATCAACCGAGTGCAGCAGACAAACCGGCAGCAGAAGCGGTCAATAATCAAGATGTGAACCTGCAAGATAAAGAAAATGGCATCTCAAGCAGTTTTGCTTCCGACAAAACACAAGCTACGGAGGATGCCCCGCATGGTTTGAACAATGTGTTCCCCGTTGCAATCTTTCCAAGCCAACATGCGGCTATCATACCAGCTGAAGAACCTGGAAATCAAACGTTAATCTCAAACCAAATGCAGCCATGGAAGATAGGCTCGTTTTTGCACGTCAATACAGTGTATGAACTCAATAAGCGTCTCGAAACGAATACTAACAATGTTGGACAAACAGGACAAACTCCAAGGCAAATGTCACTTCCCACAAATGGGACacaaattattcaaacaaaTAGCACCGCCTTAAGTAACGGTAACGAAATCGCTAATGATTCGCACGTTAAATCACCCAGTGATTTTCCGGGAACGGGAGCAAATACGACATCATTAGTTTGTCTATCAAAACATGGTACCAATATTGTTCTACCATCCATGGAAACTCCGAAGCGAAATGTTAAACCCACGAAAAGTGTTGCAGCTGGcggaaaaaaaataccacaGCTGAAACCACTTGCCAGTAATGCCAACGCCTCGTTTGTAGCGGAGAAGCAAACCAACATAATGATTCAAATACAACCTTCTGTTCCAACTCAAAGAACGCCCCCAGTAGCTGGTACCACACAAAATACGATGGTAGACCATTCAATTGTATCTTTCGGGGATAATGAACAACCTTCACCgacaggaaagaaaaaacaaaagaaaaagaacaagaaaaaatctACTCAGTCCCCGGTACCGGAAGGCAATAGCAACGGAAACGCAACCATAACCAGTCCCAAGCCTAAGACCAATCCTAAACCTGGTACTGGGACGTCCAAGTCTCTCCCCTGGTCAAACTCGAGATGGGTTGTGACAGGTGTGACACCTGAGCTGGTGCCAGGGGAGAACAGTAGTCTGCGTATAAAATCGCCTGAACCGATTCCGATTTCAAGTCGATCTTCTCCACATAAAGAGGGAGCAAACTATCCCAAAGGACAGTGCAATAGCAATGGGAAACGAAGTTGGAACGGTTCTCCTCCAGGTAACAAAAACCAGCATCAACCCTTCAAAGCTAAGTATGGAGGCTCACCTAAGGGTAAGCAAAAACTGTGGCACGGCGCTAAAAAGCCTCGTGGTCCTGAAGCGGTAACACCAACCGTAGAGAGCTCGAAGGAACCAAATACAAGCGAAACCAATATTCAGTCGATAAGGCACGAGGAGGCAAGTCAACGAATTGCTCTCCATCCTGTTATCGGCATGGAGCCTAATCCAACCAATCAAGAAAAAATGGTCTTTCCTACACTCTGCAGCGAACCACATCCAACTCAACCGATTATTGTCAATGCTACGAATTCTAAGGAACAGAATGGAAATCAAGCGAATACTTTACAGTGTGAGGGTGTAAATCCCAGTACAGAGAATTTTACACATCCCTCGAACTGCAAGGAAGTAAATCCCTGTGAAGAGAATGTTGTACCGACTCAAAACTCTAACGATAAAAAAACTCGTGAAGAAAACACGGTACGTCCGCAGCTTGAAAATGCTTCGGACATCAGAATTTCGGAGGTACGATCGTTGgcagaaaacgaaaataataatatgacCATTGCAGACGCATCGGCACAACCTTCGGAGGCTTTTAAGACGATTCCTTTGGTGGAACCAACCGCACACACCGAAGCTCAAGTTTCTATGTTGAACGAAGGTGTCCAGCTTTCCACTCCTTGCCCTTCCGAACGATTTTTAAATCACCCAGTGCCCAGTTTAAATCACCTTTTTCCAACTGAGCAACCGGATTTGCCTACTACGATGCTCCCCGAACTAATGTCATCGTCCCAGCAGCAACTGGTCATGATCCTGAATCGAATGCAATCGATAGATGCGCAAACAGTGgaacttttcaaacgaaaaatggaaatcGATGGACAAATTATGAAGCTCAATGGCGAGCGTATGGAAATCGATCAGGAAATTGTGAAACTTCAGAATGCTCGCGAAGCACAAATGAACACCCTACGGATTGCTATGTTCATCCCACAAAACGCGCCAGCGGCTGTCTCCAACAGTTCTAACGACAATCAGCCACATCCCTTGCTCACCGTTCGGACGGATTTAATAAGTACTGAAGTCACGAAGAACGTGATCAGCAGCTCGGAGCAAGAATCGAGAGAAGTGGGGCCTGCAGAATCGCCTACGGAGAACATGCAACAACAATCGGCAGTTAATCAGGAACGTACCATTCGACGCATTACGAAGATCAGCGGAAATAGTGACTTAATGCGAATTTTCCAAAGACGGCGTTTGCTCTCCGACCGTTCTTCGGACGATAATGGGGCAAACGAAACCGGTGCCACTCCGCTTGATTTGCCTACAGTTTAA
- the LOC131267276 gene encoding uncharacterized protein LOC131267276 isoform X1 gives MSNPSTTLKKDVPRMDDKYTPSSREKGSNDREYPSHYRRWSTSGREPYSPWSRSGNWRYEQNRDRYPNRHWPYHSQPYRYGDRDGRSYSSYGRGGNTRPHSSSTVPHESECRPADGSNHPQPGELPPVSSLSMPTNFQDSKSSVSIRPVRRVSKDMQPADDRKAKEDLRMNMLVKEKIKTTFSGLNVSPLRKPMMDTHNALISKLIADEAIKMLSSAASSRAPTSLNEPSEESGSIRSPTSGSSNDLPPAGSTTTTKPANKAQTFAADSALLQKSAEQVTRKLINQLTTMSKYNLKQMIDNPAGKYETALNKHAQNKLRAEVRKQLKNFTLADAVRAKERNFGSDALAPDEAIDAEKIPAALLEQIGHALDLDFFDLASSEARDSAEADSETVIIVEDDNQPSAADKPAAEAVNNQDVNLQDKENGISSSFASDKTQATEDAPHGLNNVFPVAIFPSQHAAIIPAEEPGNQTLISNQMQPWKIGSFLHVNTVYELNKRLETNTNNVGQTGQTPRQMSLPTNGTQIIQTNSTALSNGNEIANDSHVKSPSDFPGTGANTTSLVCLSKHGTNIVLPSMETPKRNVKPTKSVAAGGKKIPQLKPLASNANASFVAEKQTNIMIQIQPSVPTQRTPPVAGTTQNTMVDHSIVSFGDNEQPSPTGKKKQKKKNKKKSTQSPVPEGNSNGNATITSPKPKTNPKPGTGTSKSLPWSNSRWVVTGVTPELVPGENSSLRIKSPEPIPISSRSSPHKEGANYPKGQCNSNGKRSWNGSPPGNKNQHQPFKAKYGGSPKGKQKLWHGAKKPRGPEAVTPTVESSKEPNTSETNIQSIRHEEASQRIALHPVIGMEPNPTNQEKMVFPTLCSEPHPTQPIIVNATNSKEQNGNQANTLQCEGVNPSTENFTHPSNCKEVNPCEENVVPTQNSNDKKTREENTVRPQLENASDIRISEVRSLAENENNNMTIADASAQPSEAFKTIPLVEPTAHTEAQVSMLNEGVQLSTPCPSERFLNHPVPSLNHLFPTEQPDLPTTMLPELMSSSQQQLVMILNRMQSIDAQTVELFKRKMEIDGQIMKLNGERMEIDQEIVKLQNAREAQMNTLRIAMFIPQNAPAAVSNSSNDNQPHPLLTVRTDLISTEVTKNVISSSEQESREVGPAESPTENMQQQSAVNQERTIRRITKISGNSDLMRIFQRRRLLSDRSSDDNGANETGATPLDLPTV, from the exons ATGAGCAACCCAAGTACAACGCTCAAAAAGGATGTCCCAAGGATGGACGACAAGTACACGCCATCAAGCAGGGAAAAGGGCTCAAACGATAGAGAGTATCCGAGTCATTACCGACGCTGGTCGACGAGCGGACGAGAACCATATTCGCCCTGGTCGAGGTCGGGCAACTGGAGATATGAACAAAATCGTGACCGATATCCAAACCGGCACTGGCCCTATCACTCACAGCCCTACCGATACGGGGACAGGGATGGTCGAAGCTATTCGAGCTATGGCCGCGGTGGAAATACCCGTCCGCATTCCTCGAGCACTGTACCACATGAGTCCGAGTGCCGGCCAGCGGATGGTTCAAACCATCCACAACCCGGCGAGCTGCCTCCAGTTAGCAGTTTAAGTATGCCCACCAATTTCCAGGA TTCGAAATCTTCTGTATCAATAAGGCCGGTTAGAAGGGTCTCCAAAGATATGCAACCTGCTGATGATCGAAAGGCAAAGGAAGACTTACGTATGAACATGCTGGTTAAAGAAAAGATTAAGACCACGTTTTCCGGG CTTAACGTGTCACCGTTGAGAAAACCAATGATGGATACACACAATGCCTTAATCAGTAAACTCATCGCGGACGAAGCGATCAAGATGCTTTCCAGTGCTGCTTCCTCAAGGGCACCGACTTCCCTGAATGAGCCAAGCGAGGAGTCGGGAAGCATACGCTCTCCTACGTCCGGTAGTTCCAACGATTTACCGCCAGCAGGATCGACAACAACCACCAAACCGGCCAATAAGGCGCAAACATTTGCGGCAGACTCTGCGCTGCTGCAGAAAAGTGCCGAACAGGTGACTAGAAAGCTTATCAACCAGCTGACAACGATGAGCAAGTACAACCTGAAGCAGATGATTGACAATCCGGCGGGCAAGTACGAGACGGCACTGAACAAGCACGCCCAGAACAAGCTACGCGCGGAAGTAAGAAAGCAGTTGAAAAACTTTACACTAGCCGATGCGGTTAGAGCGAAGGAGCGTAATTTTGGTAGCGATGCGCTCGCACCGGATGAAGCTATCGATGCGGAAAAGATACCGGCGGCGTTGCTAGAGCAGATAGGGCATGCATTGGATTTGGATTTTTTCGACCTTGCTAGCTCAGAAGCACGGGATTCTGCGGAAGCGGATTCAGAAACTGTTATTATTGTTGAGGACGATAATCAACCGAGTGCAGCAGACAAACCGGCAGCAGAAGCGGTCAATAATCAAGATGTGAACCTGCAAGATAAAGAAAATGGCATCTCAAGCAGTTTTGCTTCCGACAAAACACAAGCTACGGAGGATGCCCCGCATGGTTTGAACAATGTGTTCCCCGTTGCAATCTTTCCAAGCCAACATGCGGCTATCATACCAGCTGAAGAACCTGGAAATCAAACGTTAATCTCAAACCAAATGCAGCCATGGAAGATAGGCTCGTTTTTGCACGTCAATACAGTGTATGAACTCAATAAGCGTCTCGAAACGAATACTAACAATGTTGGACAAACAGGACAAACTCCAAGGCAAATGTCACTTCCCACAAATGGGACacaaattattcaaacaaaTAGCACCGCCTTAAGTAACGGTAACGAAATCGCTAATGATTCGCACGTTAAATCACCCAGTGATTTTCCGGGAACGGGAGCAAATACGACATCATTAGTTTGTCTATCAAAACATGGTACCAATATTGTTCTACCATCCATGGAAACTCCGAAGCGAAATGTTAAACCCACGAAAAGTGTTGCAGCTGGcggaaaaaaaataccacaGCTGAAACCACTTGCCAGTAATGCCAACGCCTCGTTTGTAGCGGAGAAGCAAACCAACATAATGATTCAAATACAACCTTCTGTTCCAACTCAAAGAACGCCCCCAGTAGCTGGTACCACACAAAATACGATGGTAGACCATTCAATTGTATCTTTCGGGGATAATGAACAACCTTCACCgacaggaaagaaaaaacaaaagaaaaagaacaagaaaaaatctACTCAGTCCCCGGTACCGGAAGGCAATAGCAACGGAAACGCAACCATAACCAGTCCCAAGCCTAAGACCAATCCTAAACCTGGTACTGGGACGTCCAAGTCTCTCCCCTGGTCAAACTCGAGATGGGTTGTGACAGGTGTGACACCTGAGCTGGTGCCAGGGGAGAACAGTAGTCTGCGTATAAAATCGCCTGAACCGATTCCGATTTCAAGTCGATCTTCTCCACATAAAGAGGGAGCAAACTATCCCAAAGGACAGTGCAATAGCAATGGGAAACGAAGTTGGAACGGTTCTCCTCCAGGTAACAAAAACCAGCATCAACCCTTCAAAGCTAAGTATGGAGGCTCACCTAAGGGTAAGCAAAAACTGTGGCACGGCGCTAAAAAGCCTCGTGGTCCTGAAGCGGTAACACCAACCGTAGAGAGCTCGAAGGAACCAAATACAAGCGAAACCAATATTCAGTCGATAAGGCACGAGGAGGCAAGTCAACGAATTGCTCTCCATCCTGTTATCGGCATGGAGCCTAATCCAACCAATCAAGAAAAAATGGTCTTTCCTACACTCTGCAGCGAACCACATCCAACTCAACCGATTATTGTCAATGCTACGAATTCTAAGGAACAGAATGGAAATCAAGCGAATACTTTACAGTGTGAGGGTGTAAATCCCAGTACAGAGAATTTTACACATCCCTCGAACTGCAAGGAAGTAAATCCCTGTGAAGAGAATGTTGTACCGACTCAAAACTCTAACGATAAAAAAACTCGTGAAGAAAACACGGTACGTCCGCAGCTTGAAAATGCTTCGGACATCAGAATTTCGGAGGTACGATCGTTGgcagaaaacgaaaataataatatgacCATTGCAGACGCATCGGCACAACCTTCGGAGGCTTTTAAGACGATTCCTTTGGTGGAACCAACCGCACACACCGAAGCTCAAGTTTCTATGTTGAACGAAGGTGTCCAGCTTTCCACTCCTTGCCCTTCCGAACGATTTTTAAATCACCCAGTGCCCAGTTTAAATCACCTTTTTCCAACTGAGCAACCGGATTTGCCTACTACGATGCTCCCCGAACTAATGTCATCGTCCCAGCAGCAACTGGTCATGATCCTGAATCGAATGCAATCGATAGATGCGCAAACAGTGgaacttttcaaacgaaaaatggaaatcGATGGACAAATTATGAAGCTCAATGGCGAGCGTATGGAAATCGATCAGGAAATTGTGAAACTTCAGAATGCTCGCGAAGCACAAATGAACACCCTACGGATTGCTATGTTCATCCCACAAAACGCGCCAGCGGCTGTCTCCAACAGTTCTAACGACAATCAGCCACATCCCTTGCTCACCGTTCGGACGGATTTAATAAGTACTGAAGTCACGAAGAACGTGATCAGCAGCTCGGAGCAAGAATCGAGAGAAGTGGGGCCTGCAGAATCGCCTACGGAGAACATGCAACAACAATCGGCAGTTAATCAGGAACGTACCATTCGACGCATTACGAAGATCAGCGGAAATAGTGACTTAATGCGAATTTTCCAAAGACGGCGTTTGCTCTCCGACCGTTCTTCGGACGATAATGGGGCAAACGAAACCGGTGCCACTCCGCTTGATTTGCCTACAGTTTAA